Proteins encoded by one window of Enterococcus saccharolyticus subsp. saccharolyticus:
- the zapA gene encoding cell division protein ZapA: MATQKKRYKAIIDNQSYTIIGPESTQHMDRVTKLVNAQLNEIKAISPHMDTEQAAILLAVNAISDQLKKQEQLLLLKKKNDELQQKAMKVVELENRIQRIEAIEVEAKEVLERTGRADKKIRNHVEAQQILNEERKRTIQQKASQG; encoded by the coding sequence GTGGCGACGCAAAAGAAACGTTACAAAGCTATTATCGATAATCAAAGCTACACAATCATTGGTCCAGAAAGCACGCAGCATATGGATCGAGTCACAAAACTTGTCAATGCTCAGCTGAATGAAATCAAAGCTATTTCACCGCATATGGATACAGAGCAAGCAGCAATATTGTTGGCGGTCAATGCGATTTCTGATCAATTGAAAAAACAAGAACAACTACTTTTGTTAAAAAAGAAGAATGACGAGCTCCAACAAAAAGCAATGAAAGTTGTTGAATTGGAAAATCGTATTCAACGAATTGAAGCAATTGAAGTTGAAGCAAAAGAAGTGCTTGAACGGACAGGGCGTGCAGATAAAAAAATTCGAAATCATGTGGAAGCACAGCAAATTTTGAATGAAGAGCGCAAACGAACGATACAACAAAAGGCCTCACAAGGGTAG
- the rnhC gene encoding ribonuclease HIII: MSTSVIKLSKNELQKVVDYYQPHALNKQVPYTHLVAKKGGTTITVYSSGKVMFQGNQAEAEANRWQSTTTPASSSGTLPKDFAQKSIIGSDEVGNGSYFGPLIVCAVYAETAILPTLKNLGVKDSKMLTDPQIRQLAPKIKEIVPFQLLTVTPEKYNQIQPQYNAVRMKVALHNQAIQLLLQKIAPTQPEGILIDQFTSEKNYRNYLRMEKNQVTEKLFFITKGEQYHLAVAAASILCRAHFLEELERASQEVGYTLPSGAGNKSDQVAAKLLKEGGLDLLAKYAKLHFANTEKAQKIAEKTL, translated from the coding sequence ATGAGCACAAGTGTCATCAAATTATCCAAAAATGAACTACAAAAAGTGGTTGATTATTACCAACCCCATGCGTTAAATAAACAAGTCCCTTACACACACCTTGTTGCCAAAAAAGGTGGAACAACGATTACCGTCTATTCTTCTGGGAAAGTCATGTTTCAAGGAAATCAAGCTGAAGCCGAAGCCAATCGCTGGCAAAGTACCACCACTCCTGCATCGAGTAGCGGTACTTTGCCAAAAGATTTTGCCCAAAAAAGCATTATCGGTAGCGATGAAGTAGGCAATGGCAGCTATTTTGGTCCGTTAATTGTTTGTGCTGTTTATGCCGAAACAGCCATTTTGCCCACCTTAAAAAATTTAGGGGTCAAAGATTCAAAAATGTTAACTGACCCACAAATCCGTCAATTAGCACCTAAAATTAAAGAGATTGTTCCTTTTCAATTATTGACCGTTACTCCTGAAAAATACAATCAAATCCAACCACAATACAATGCGGTACGTATGAAAGTCGCTTTACATAACCAAGCGATTCAATTATTGTTACAAAAAATTGCCCCTACACAACCAGAAGGCATTTTAATTGATCAATTTACCAGTGAAAAAAACTATCGAAACTATTTACGTATGGAAAAAAATCAAGTCACTGAAAAGTTATTTTTCATTACAAAAGGAGAACAATACCATTTAGCCGTAGCAGCAGCTTCTATTTTATGTCGCGCACACTTTCTAGAAGAATTAGAACGCGCGTCACAAGAAGTTGGTTACACCCTTCCTTCAGGTGCGGGTAATAAATCTGACCAAGTAGCAGCTAAGCTTTTAAAAGAAGGTGGTCTTGACTTATTAGCTAAATATGCAAAATTACATTTTGCTAATACAGAAAAAGCACAAAAAATTGCAGAAAAAACACTGTAA
- a CDS encoding glycine betaine ABC transporter substrate-binding protein: MKFKVGSMLVLAGALLLAGCGSEQTEDKENVAEFVDYTITGVEPGAGVTEAAHSTMDAYENLQGWTLQESSTAGMLASLQQAIRKEEPIIITGWTPHWIFEEYDLKMLEDPKGTMGGEEEIRTIARKGLKEEHPEAYKIIDNFNWTLDDMQEVVNNGVDRPFPEVVEEWMTANSDKVSEWTQGTKKSDGETLELVSTPWDTERASSELIKQVLEGQGYKVKMTDVEPAIMFQAVASGQADFSVAPWLPLTHQSFYEKYREDFDDLGANLVGAQNGFVVPSYVDIDSIEDLQAK, translated from the coding sequence ATGAAATTTAAAGTAGGAAGTATGTTGGTTTTAGCAGGAGCATTATTATTAGCAGGTTGTGGTTCAGAACAAACAGAGGATAAAGAAAATGTGGCGGAATTTGTCGATTATACGATTACAGGAGTGGAACCGGGAGCTGGAGTGACCGAAGCTGCCCACAGTACGATGGATGCTTATGAAAATCTACAAGGTTGGACGTTACAAGAAAGTTCCACTGCAGGCATGTTAGCTTCTTTACAACAAGCCATTCGTAAAGAAGAACCCATCATTATTACTGGTTGGACACCACATTGGATTTTTGAAGAGTATGATTTAAAAATGTTAGAAGATCCCAAAGGCACAATGGGTGGAGAGGAAGAAATTCGGACGATTGCTCGTAAAGGGTTGAAAGAAGAGCATCCAGAAGCTTATAAAATTATTGATAATTTTAATTGGACATTAGATGATATGCAAGAAGTTGTGAATAATGGTGTCGATCGACCGTTTCCAGAAGTCGTGGAAGAATGGATGACAGCAAATTCAGATAAGGTTTCTGAATGGACACAAGGGACGAAAAAGTCAGACGGTGAGACACTGGAATTAGTTTCAACACCTTGGGATACAGAGCGTGCTTCTTCTGAATTGATTAAACAAGTCTTAGAAGGACAAGGATATAAGGTGAAAATGACTGACGTAGAGCCTGCGATTATGTTCCAAGCAGTTGCTTCAGGACAAGCAGACTTTAGTGTTGCGCCTTGGTTACCATTAACCCATCAATCATTTTATGAAAAATATCGTGAGGATTTTGATGATTTAGGAGCAAACTTAGTCGGCGCGCAAAATGGTTTTGTTGTTCCAAGTTATGTCGACATTGATTCAATCGAAGACTTACAAGCAAAATAA
- a CDS encoding ABC transporter permease/substrate binding protein, translating to MLNFLQQPIPVSEWVTNATDWVTNTFSGLFSVLQTIGQAVMEGMTNGLLLVPPLLMLLIVTAGAYFISGKKWGLTAFTFIGLLFIYNQGLWTALMNTVTLVIISSLVSIIIGVPLGILMAKSEKAQSIITPVLDFMQTMPGFVYLIPAVAFFGIGMVPGVFASVIFALPPTVRMTNLGIRQVPTELVEASDSFGGTGKQKLFKLELPLAKSTIFAGINQTIMLALSMVVIASMIGAPGLGQGVLSAVQRSQVGSGFVNGLALVVLAIIMDRFTQNMNRPKSAKAPKTAKQKKLITGLILAAIAVLVGGTVISSVMGDKKETVNLAYVEWDTEVASTTVVSEVLKDMGYEVKMTPLDNAIMWEAVANGEADGMVAAWLPGTHGTQYEKFKDQVENLGPNLEGGAQLGIVVPSYMDVDSIEDLSDQANKTIVGIEPGAGVVSAAEKTVEEYPNLSDWNLMTSSGGAMTTELANAIKNEQEIVITGWSPHWMFSRYDLKYLEDPKGTMGGEESIHTMVRHGLKDDMPEVYNVLDNFSWELEDIEGMMLEIENGTEPVQAARDWMNAHEDIVNSWKK from the coding sequence ATGCTTAATTTTTTACAACAACCGATTCCTGTATCTGAATGGGTAACCAATGCAACTGATTGGGTAACAAACACATTCTCAGGATTATTCTCAGTTTTACAAACAATTGGACAAGCCGTAATGGAAGGCATGACGAATGGATTATTACTCGTTCCACCATTACTGATGCTATTAATCGTCACTGCAGGAGCCTATTTTATCTCAGGGAAAAAATGGGGCTTAACTGCATTTACCTTTATTGGTTTATTATTTATCTATAACCAAGGTTTGTGGACAGCGTTAATGAATACTGTCACATTGGTGATTATCTCGAGTTTAGTCTCTATTATCATTGGGGTTCCATTGGGAATTTTAATGGCAAAAAGTGAAAAAGCGCAAAGTATCATCACACCAGTTCTTGACTTTATGCAAACAATGCCTGGTTTCGTTTACTTAATTCCAGCGGTTGCTTTCTTTGGAATTGGGATGGTACCAGGGGTATTTGCCTCTGTTATCTTCGCTTTACCACCAACTGTTCGTATGACGAACTTAGGGATTCGCCAAGTGCCAACTGAATTAGTTGAAGCATCGGATTCTTTTGGGGGAACAGGAAAACAAAAACTATTTAAATTAGAGTTACCTTTAGCGAAAAGTACCATTTTTGCCGGTATTAACCAAACAATCATGTTAGCTCTATCTATGGTTGTTATTGCCTCAATGATTGGTGCACCTGGTTTAGGTCAAGGTGTCTTATCTGCAGTACAACGTTCACAAGTGGGTAGCGGGTTTGTTAATGGTTTGGCATTGGTTGTCTTAGCGATTATTATGGACCGTTTTACACAAAATATGAATCGTCCAAAAAGTGCCAAAGCACCAAAAACAGCTAAACAAAAGAAATTAATCACTGGATTAATTCTTGCAGCAATTGCCGTTTTAGTCGGTGGAACTGTGATTAGCTCAGTGATGGGTGATAAAAAAGAAACAGTCAACTTAGCATATGTGGAATGGGATACTGAAGTTGCTTCCACAACAGTTGTTTCAGAAGTATTAAAAGATATGGGTTATGAAGTTAAAATGACACCATTAGACAATGCGATTATGTGGGAAGCTGTTGCCAATGGCGAAGCCGACGGAATGGTTGCTGCTTGGCTACCTGGAACACATGGGACACAATATGAAAAATTTAAAGATCAAGTTGAAAACTTGGGACCAAACTTAGAAGGCGGCGCTCAATTAGGAATTGTCGTTCCTTCATATATGGATGTTGATTCTATTGAAGATTTATCAGATCAAGCCAACAAAACGATCGTTGGGATTGAACCTGGTGCTGGTGTTGTTTCTGCTGCTGAAAAAACAGTTGAAGAATATCCAAACTTATCTGATTGGAATCTAATGACATCTTCTGGTGGCGCGATGACGACAGAATTAGCAAATGCGATTAAGAATGAACAAGAAATCGTCATTACTGGTTGGTCACCACACTGGATGTTCTCTCGTTATGACTTGAAATATCTAGAAGATCCAAAAGGTACCATGGGTGGCGAAGAAAGTATTCATACTATGGTACGTCATGGACTAAAAGATGACATGCCAGAAGTTTACAATGTTTTAGATAATTTCTCTTGGGAATTAGAAGACATTGAAGGCATGATGCTAGAAATCGAAAATGGTACTGAACCAGTACAAGCAGCAAGAGACTGGATGAATGCCCATGAAGATATCGTAAATAGCTGGAAGAAATAG
- a CDS encoding quaternary amine ABC transporter ATP-binding protein, with product MSKVRVEHLTKVFGKKSQQALAMVKENKTKNEIVEKTGATVGVYDASFEVNEGEIFVIMGLSGSGKSTLIRLLNRLIEPSSGNIYIDGEDVSKMTKEQLREVRRHKINMVFQNFGLFPQRTILENTEYGLEVRGVPKEERRQRAEQALDNSGLLSFKDQYPNQLSGGMQQRVGLARALANDPEILLMDEAFSALDPLIRREMQDELLELQEKVQKTIIFITHDLNEALRIGDRIALMKDGQIMQIGTGEEILTNPANDFVREFVEDVDRSKVLTAENIMVPALTTNIEIDGPNVALQRMRKEEVSMLLAVDRKRQLKGSLTAESAREARKQELPLKEVIDKNVQKVHKDTLVSDIFNLIYDSPTPLAVVDDNDRLMGVVIRGTVIGALTDNESKDETTHEGVTTNA from the coding sequence TTGAGTAAAGTTCGTGTTGAACATCTAACAAAAGTCTTTGGTAAAAAGAGCCAACAAGCATTAGCTATGGTGAAAGAAAATAAAACTAAAAATGAAATCGTCGAAAAAACTGGCGCAACAGTCGGGGTTTATGATGCAAGCTTTGAAGTGAACGAAGGAGAAATTTTCGTTATCATGGGATTATCTGGTAGTGGGAAATCTACATTAATCCGTCTATTGAATCGTTTAATTGAACCTTCTTCAGGAAACATCTACATTGATGGAGAAGATGTTTCAAAAATGACAAAAGAGCAATTACGTGAAGTACGTCGTCATAAAATCAATATGGTTTTCCAAAATTTTGGGCTGTTTCCACAGCGTACAATTTTGGAAAATACCGAATATGGGTTAGAAGTTCGTGGCGTACCAAAAGAAGAACGTCGTCAACGTGCGGAACAAGCATTAGATAATTCAGGTTTATTATCATTTAAAGATCAATACCCAAACCAATTGTCTGGTGGGATGCAACAACGTGTCGGTTTAGCACGTGCATTGGCAAATGATCCAGAAATTTTATTAATGGATGAGGCGTTCTCAGCACTTGACCCATTGATTCGTCGTGAAATGCAAGATGAATTGTTAGAACTACAAGAAAAAGTACAAAAAACAATTATCTTTATTACACATGACTTAAATGAAGCACTACGTATCGGTGACCGAATTGCGTTGATGAAAGATGGTCAAATTATGCAAATTGGTACGGGAGAAGAAATTTTAACCAATCCAGCTAACGATTTTGTTCGTGAATTCGTTGAGGATGTGGATCGCTCTAAAGTATTAACTGCAGAAAATATCATGGTACCAGCCTTAACAACCAACATTGAAATTGATGGACCAAATGTCGCATTGCAACGTATGCGTAAAGAAGAGGTTAGTATGTTATTGGCTGTTGACCGTAAACGCCAATTAAAAGGAAGCCTAACTGCTGAATCAGCACGTGAAGCGCGCAAGCAAGAACTACCATTAAAAGAAGTCATTGATAAAAATGTTCAAAAAGTACACAAGGATACCTTGGTATCAGATATCTTTAACTTAATTTATGATTCACCAACACCATTAGCGGTCGTTGATGATAATGATCGTTTGATGGGCGTTGTGATTCGAGGAACTGTCATTGGCGCATTAACTGACAATGAATCAAAAGATGAAACAACACATGAAGGAGTAACTACGAATGCTTAA
- a CDS encoding GntR family transcriptional regulator, with protein MEKSMKPKKRVSLPRYQQIAVEIAERVVEGRYKVGEKIHARSTLASNFNVSPETARKAINVLVDLEIMEVRHGSGAYVSSKENAQKFVEKYRNVQSVKEIQQEIADGIDRQRQELANFSELLEALVNQTKQVHDISPFIPYELKITEKALHLEKSIVELNIWQVTGATVVAIQTETELLLSPGPYAKLSIGNIVYFVGSELSFQRMENFFYPNE; from the coding sequence ATGGAAAAAAGTATGAAACCTAAAAAACGAGTGTCACTTCCACGCTACCAACAAATTGCCGTTGAAATTGCTGAACGCGTGGTGGAAGGTCGCTACAAGGTAGGAGAGAAGATTCATGCTCGTTCTACATTAGCTAGTAATTTTAATGTTTCGCCCGAAACTGCACGTAAAGCAATTAATGTTTTGGTAGATTTAGAAATTATGGAAGTTCGACATGGTAGTGGTGCGTATGTGTCGTCAAAAGAAAATGCCCAAAAATTTGTTGAGAAATATCGTAATGTACAATCGGTAAAAGAAATTCAACAAGAAATTGCAGATGGTATTGATAGACAACGACAAGAACTAGCCAACTTTTCTGAGTTATTAGAAGCGTTAGTCAATCAAACGAAACAAGTACATGATATTTCGCCCTTCATTCCCTATGAATTAAAAATAACAGAAAAAGCATTGCATTTAGAAAAAAGCATTGTGGAACTAAATATTTGGCAAGTGACTGGGGCAACGGTCGTAGCGATTCAAACAGAGACCGAATTGTTATTATCCCCCGGACCGTATGCTAAATTAAGTATTGGCAATATTGTTTACTTTGTTGGCAGCGAGTTAAGTTTCCAACGAATGGAGAACTTTTTTTACCCAAATGAATAA
- a CDS encoding NAD(P)/FAD-dependent oxidoreductase has protein sequence MKKIAIIGGGIIGLTLANYLDSTKFEITLFDEGIGQATGASAGIISPWLSKRRNKKWYQLAKDGAAFFPKLIQDLKLDETIYSACGTLLLREQTGLLSLAELAETRKKEAPEIGDIQLLSAEQTQVYLPLLKPAPALYVSGGGRLDGRAYLAHATKQAEAHGVTIIREKAIIQSGDTHWQVQSATQHLEADLIAVTAGPFVKPLLEKLAYQVDIRPQKGQLLAFDTPFKESHHWPVAMLDGEADLIPFMNGKILLGATHENDGGWDLTPTKEAFTQLVSGTHHFLENPELFSKQTPNYFVGTRAYTSDFAPFFGPLEETLVVASGLGSSGLTTGPYIGYLLANYFNETTWQTEHYQKPIDTYIKKTC, from the coding sequence ATGAAAAAAATTGCAATTATCGGCGGTGGAATCATTGGATTAACACTTGCCAATTACTTAGATTCAACAAAATTTGAGATTACTTTATTTGATGAAGGCATCGGCCAAGCAACCGGTGCAAGTGCGGGCATCATTTCTCCTTGGTTATCCAAACGCCGAAATAAAAAATGGTACCAATTAGCGAAAGATGGGGCTGCTTTTTTTCCTAAATTGATTCAAGATTTAAAACTAGATGAAACCATTTATTCCGCTTGTGGTACGCTATTATTACGCGAGCAAACAGGACTGCTTTCATTGGCAGAACTAGCCGAAACAAGAAAAAAAGAAGCACCTGAAATCGGAGACATTCAATTATTATCCGCTGAACAAACACAAGTATACTTACCTTTATTAAAACCAGCACCTGCTTTATATGTTTCAGGTGGTGGACGTTTGGATGGTCGCGCCTATCTGGCACATGCCACCAAACAAGCAGAAGCGCATGGTGTGACAATCATCCGTGAAAAAGCAATTATTCAATCAGGTGACACTCACTGGCAAGTTCAAAGTGCCACACAACACCTTGAGGCTGATTTAATTGCCGTTACTGCGGGACCATTTGTGAAGCCCTTGTTAGAAAAGCTTGCCTATCAAGTTGATATTCGCCCGCAAAAAGGGCAACTCCTGGCTTTCGATACACCCTTTAAAGAAAGCCATCATTGGCCAGTTGCTATGTTAGATGGAGAAGCTGATTTAATTCCTTTTATGAATGGGAAAATTTTATTAGGAGCAACACATGAAAATGACGGTGGTTGGGATTTAACTCCAACCAAAGAAGCTTTCACTCAGCTTGTTTCAGGAACACACCATTTTCTAGAAAATCCTGAATTATTTTCCAAGCAAACACCAAATTATTTTGTCGGTACTCGTGCCTACACTTCCGATTTCGCTCCCTTTTTTGGTCCATTGGAAGAAACATTGGTTGTTGCAAGTGGCTTAGGTTCTTCTGGTTTAACAACAGGTCCCTACATTGGGTATTTACTTGCGAATTATTTTAATGAAACGACTTGGCAAACGGAACACTATCAAAAACCCATCGATACCTACATCAAAAAAACATGCTGA
- a CDS encoding bifunctional metallophosphatase/5'-nucleotidase, which yields MKLTILATSDMHGYLMPTNYTARGLDLPFGTAKVATKLNELRQKACGPVVLIENGDFIQGSPLSYYVRKQPQHGAQAITKIINQLSYDVSVLGNHEFNYGIDYLEEVIASYHHPVLAANILNEEGEPAFGQPYVLLEKENLKVAILGLVTQYIPHWEQPTIIEKLTFVSAVDTAKKYVPKLREAADIVIVSYHGGFEKDLKTGEPTEQLTGENEGYDLLHKVPGIDALVTGHQHRKIATKVKDIPVIQPGYQGAFVGEITLELHDNKKVRTSCAQIHATANEKVDARIADELAALNEEVEAWLDQPMGHVAGNMRIDDANQARIVEHPYIEFINKVQMAASGVDISGTALFNNDGCGFNETITMRDIITNYVYPNTLAVLRLTGAELKAALEQSADHFILKKGQIMFNPKYISPKPQYYNYDMYEGIDYVIDLNQPVGQRITTLTYHGQPISATDELEVVTNQYRAVGGGNYTMFGSEKIVREIQIDMTELISEYLRTHPKIEATVNHNFTFIGAEEKTC from the coding sequence ATGAAATTAACAATTTTAGCAACAAGTGACATGCATGGCTATCTAATGCCAACTAATTACACTGCACGAGGTTTAGACTTGCCATTTGGCACAGCCAAAGTCGCTACAAAATTAAATGAATTGCGCCAAAAAGCTTGTGGACCAGTTGTTTTAATTGAGAATGGTGATTTTATCCAAGGTTCACCTTTAAGTTATTATGTGCGCAAACAGCCACAACATGGTGCTCAAGCAATCACGAAAATCATTAATCAATTAAGCTATGATGTGAGTGTGTTAGGAAATCATGAATTTAATTATGGTATTGATTATTTAGAAGAAGTCATTGCTAGTTATCATCATCCTGTTTTAGCGGCAAATATTCTAAACGAAGAGGGCGAGCCTGCATTTGGACAGCCGTATGTTTTGTTGGAAAAAGAAAATCTGAAAGTTGCTATTTTAGGGTTAGTGACACAATATATTCCGCATTGGGAACAACCAACAATTATTGAAAAACTTACTTTCGTTAGTGCTGTTGATACCGCGAAAAAATATGTGCCTAAACTGCGAGAAGCAGCCGATATCGTCATTGTTTCGTATCATGGAGGCTTTGAAAAGGACCTCAAAACAGGTGAACCAACGGAACAATTAACTGGTGAAAATGAAGGTTATGATTTATTACATAAAGTCCCTGGAATTGATGCACTCGTTACGGGACATCAACACCGAAAAATTGCTACTAAAGTGAAGGATATTCCTGTGATTCAACCAGGATATCAAGGCGCATTTGTTGGTGAAATTACTTTAGAATTACATGACAACAAAAAGGTTAGGACGAGTTGTGCGCAAATTCATGCGACAGCCAATGAAAAAGTGGATGCGAGGATTGCTGATGAATTGGCGGCATTAAATGAAGAAGTGGAAGCATGGTTAGATCAACCTATGGGGCATGTTGCTGGGAATATGCGTATTGATGATGCGAACCAAGCTAGAATTGTCGAACATCCATATATTGAATTTATCAATAAAGTACAAATGGCTGCCAGTGGTGTCGATATTTCTGGAACCGCCTTGTTTAATAATGATGGATGTGGATTTAATGAAACGATCACGATGCGAGATATTATTACAAATTACGTCTATCCGAATACGCTAGCGGTGCTACGTTTAACTGGCGCCGAACTAAAAGCCGCGCTAGAACAAAGTGCCGATCATTTTATTCTGAAAAAAGGACAGATTATGTTTAATCCTAAATACATTTCACCGAAACCACAATACTATAATTACGATATGTATGAAGGGATTGATTACGTGATTGACTTGAATCAACCGGTTGGACAACGGATTACTACACTGACTTATCATGGTCAGCCGATTAGTGCAACCGATGAACTAGAAGTAGTGACCAATCAATACCGTGCCGTTGGTGGTGGCAATTATACAATGTTTGGATCAGAAAAAATTGTTCGTGAAATTCAAATTGATATGACGGAATTAATTAGTGAATATTTACGGACACATCCTAAGATAGAAGCAACTGTCAATCACAATTTTACCTTTATTGGAGCAGAAGAAAAAACATGCTGA
- a CDS encoding ABC transporter ATP-binding protein, with translation MAIIELTDFSLEYHEQAILSQLHLKVNAGEMLVLCGKSGSGKSSLINVFSGLIPELYEAKMQGIGNVFEQPLEKREFSDYVENIGMVFQNPKTQFFTQDVYSELAFPMENAGVAQEEMVKRVQSVANEFNLTRFLEKSMFQLSGGEKQLVAFGSACTLAPKLFLLDEPSSNLDEATIEKLRQYLAWLKNEGFTIIIAEHRLSYLMESADHFLFLPAGIHWTKAELLAKKDSEIAQLGLRSLQPVALQTTTYHSLEPPLLRVENLTYRYPKQAKGLLIPALELAGNEVIGLVGKNGSGKSTLSQLLTGLLKPKQGKISYRGQKISMRRLLKESYIVMQDVNLQLFFETVEKEITAKAPDLTAYDDVVSWLSLDSLLHRHPQTLSGGEKQRVALAAAMLSGKKILVFDEPTSGLDLERMREVSRLIQRLRQADVLILVITHDKEFLKMTCQRMLTMENGEIVADNKIILEEMLEK, from the coding sequence ATGGCCATCATTGAATTAACGGATTTTTCCTTGGAATATCATGAGCAAGCAATTTTAAGTCAGCTTCATTTAAAAGTAAATGCTGGCGAAATGCTCGTTCTTTGCGGAAAAAGTGGTAGTGGGAAATCTTCGTTAATCAACGTATTTAGTGGATTAATTCCTGAATTATATGAAGCGAAGATGCAAGGTATCGGTAACGTTTTTGAACAGCCTTTAGAAAAACGTGAATTTTCGGATTATGTAGAAAACATTGGCATGGTTTTTCAAAATCCTAAAACACAATTTTTTACGCAAGATGTGTATTCAGAATTAGCTTTTCCAATGGAGAATGCTGGGGTAGCCCAAGAAGAAATGGTAAAACGTGTCCAATCGGTGGCGAATGAATTTAATCTAACTCGTTTTTTAGAAAAAAGTATGTTTCAACTTTCTGGTGGCGAAAAACAACTAGTCGCTTTTGGTTCTGCCTGTACGTTAGCGCCAAAACTATTTTTACTAGATGAACCTTCCAGTAACTTAGATGAGGCAACGATTGAAAAACTACGTCAGTATTTAGCTTGGTTAAAGAATGAAGGATTTACCATTATCATTGCGGAACATCGTTTGTCTTATTTAATGGAGAGTGCGGATCACTTTTTATTTTTGCCAGCAGGAATTCATTGGACAAAAGCAGAGCTCTTAGCGAAAAAAGATTCTGAAATTGCCCAATTAGGTTTACGAAGTTTGCAACCAGTAGCGCTTCAAACAACAACCTATCATTCGCTGGAACCGCCATTGCTTCGTGTTGAAAATCTCACGTATCGTTATCCTAAACAAGCCAAAGGTCTATTGATTCCAGCTTTGGAATTGGCTGGAAATGAAGTTATTGGATTGGTTGGCAAAAATGGTTCAGGAAAATCAACTCTTTCACAGCTACTGACAGGATTATTAAAACCTAAGCAAGGGAAAATTAGTTATCGTGGACAGAAAATTTCGATGCGTCGTTTGCTTAAAGAAAGTTATATTGTCATGCAAGATGTGAACTTACAGCTGTTTTTTGAAACAGTTGAGAAAGAAATCACAGCGAAAGCTCCTGATTTAACGGCGTATGATGATGTGGTATCGTGGTTATCTTTAGATTCGTTACTGCATCGTCATCCGCAAACTTTATCCGGCGGTGAGAAACAACGAGTTGCATTAGCGGCTGCGATGCTTTCTGGCAAAAAAATTCTCGTTTTTGATGAACCAACAAGTGGATTGGATTTAGAGCGGATGAGAGAAGTCAGTCGGTTAATTCAGCGGTTGCGCCAAGCAGACGTATTGATTCTGGTGATTACGCACGATAAAGAGTTTTTGAAGATGACCTGTCAGCGCATGTTAACCATGGAAAATGGGGAAATTGTTGCGGATAATAAAATTATTCTGGAAGAAATGCTAGAGAAATAA
- a CDS encoding energy-coupling factor transporter transmembrane component T: protein MKKGLRFDPRTKLCVILFASFSLMVPLSFFYECLFMTVLFVLFLLIGEWKKGIGYYSVFWLLAGLDYWTYPQGDHVIFGLLSFVLIGSRRLLPTVMSASFAMSGTKISEWIAALQKLRVPFSLIVPLTVLFRFFPTLLQDFKNIRKALRFRGIAMSYWDMLLHPLTTMEYIIIPILMSADNTAIDLSATAMVRGLGNSKKHTSIYPLRFQWQDYVLMGILVLCIGGRLLWPSLN from the coding sequence ATGAAAAAGGGACTAAGATTCGACCCACGAACAAAACTTTGTGTCATTTTATTTGCTAGCTTTAGCTTGATGGTACCTCTGTCATTTTTTTATGAGTGTTTATTTATGACGGTTTTGTTCGTTTTGTTTTTATTGATTGGAGAATGGAAAAAGGGGATCGGGTATTATTCCGTCTTTTGGTTACTAGCGGGTTTAGATTATTGGACGTATCCACAAGGTGACCATGTGATTTTTGGTTTATTATCGTTTGTTTTGATTGGTAGTCGTCGGTTGTTGCCGACAGTCATGTCAGCAAGTTTTGCGATGAGTGGGACAAAAATTAGTGAATGGATTGCTGCATTACAAAAATTGCGGGTGCCATTTTCATTGATTGTCCCATTAACAGTGTTGTTTCGCTTTTTTCCTACATTATTACAAGATTTTAAAAATATTCGCAAAGCGTTGCGTTTTCGTGGGATTGCAATGAGTTATTGGGACATGCTTTTGCATCCACTGACAACGATGGAATATATTATTATTCCCATTTTAATGTCAGCAGATAATACTGCCATTGATTTATCGGCAACGGCGATGGTTCGTGGGTTAGGAAATTCGAAAAAACATACGAGTATTTATCCGTTGCGTTTTCAATGGCAAGATTATGTCTTAATGGGCATACTTGTTCTATGTATAGGAGGAAGATTGTTATGGCCATCATTGAATTAA